In the bacterium genome, one interval contains:
- a CDS encoding HigA family addiction module antidote protein, with protein sequence MIPSNRIPAHPGKLLKEEYLDEMGVSQVLLAGHIGVPVQRINEIVRGKRGITSDTAWRLSQALDTTPEFWLNLQATYDLAVNKPGKKVPKLKKAS encoded by the coding sequence ATGATCCCTTCCAACCGTATTCCAGCCCATCCCGGGAAACTCCTAAAAGAAGAATATCTTGACGAAATGGGTGTGAGCCAAGTCTTGCTGGCAGGGCATATTGGTGTCCCTGTACAGCGAATCAACGAGATTGTCCGGGGCAAGCGCGGCATCACTTCTGATACCGCATGGCGACTGTCGCAGGCTTTGGACACGACCCCGGAATTCTGGCTCAATTTACAGGCAACATATGATTTGGCAGTGAACAAACCGGGGAAAAAAGTGCCGAAATTAAAGAAAGCGAGTTGA
- a CDS encoding type II toxin-antitoxin system PemK/MazF family toxin, with product MARILRGDIRWANLNPTLGHEQSGLRPVLILSNDVFNERMQIVIAVALTSKQPRFGFPLALEIDSAELPKKSWALMGQIRTLSAERIGKKLGLVCIEEIDRIIEGLNEIIGT from the coding sequence TGGCCCGAATACTAAGGGGTGATATTCGGTGGGCGAATTTAAACCCGACGTTGGGGCATGAGCAATCGGGATTGCGCCCGGTATTGATATTGAGCAATGATGTTTTTAATGAAAGGATGCAAATCGTAATAGCAGTTGCACTTACAAGCAAGCAACCCAGATTTGGTTTCCCTCTAGCACTTGAGATTGATTCTGCTGAACTTCCTAAAAAATCATGGGCATTAATGGGTCAAATCCGCACTCTATCTGCGGAGCGAATTGGGAAAAAGCTTGGTTTGGTATGCATAGAAGAAATAGATCGAATAATTGAGGGTCTAAATGAAATTATCGGCACCTAA
- a CDS encoding thioesterase domain-containing protein gives MNGTVQVADGRETVFGGSASAVAILSAWSLLYLRLKNENMNSRIVIQRSTTTYEQPITDTFTSSSVVCDPSDWLKFITTLKRRKRARVKIRSILECNETKACEFEGDFVAIDSPTA, from the coding sequence ATGAACGGGACTGTCCAGGTGGCAGACGGTCGGGAGACCGTTTTCGGTGGAAGCGCTTCGGCCGTGGCGATTCTTTCCGCCTGGTCGCTGCTCTACCTGCGGCTAAAAAACGAAAACATGAACAGTCGCATCGTGATTCAAAGAAGCACGACCACCTACGAACAACCGATCACAGACACGTTTACATCCTCATCCGTCGTCTGCGACCCCTCGGATTGGTTGAAATTCATCACCACGCTGAAGCGCAGAAAACGCGCCAGAGTGAAAATACGCTCCATTCTGGAATGCAATGAAACAAAAGCATGTGAATTCGAAGGTGACTTCGTCGCCATCGATTCACCAACGGCCTGA
- a CDS encoding putative toxin-antitoxin system toxin component, PIN family, which yields MKVVLDTNVLVSGIFFTGPPSTILKAWSRGKIRLMVSPEILDEYKRVSEELSEKFPDVEIQPLLDLIVVHSEVCSPPRLPQPVCEDPSDDKFLSAAIETRTKIIVSGDKHFLKVSGYQGLSVLTPRQFVTRHLSSD from the coding sequence ATGAAGGTGGTGCTGGATACAAACGTCCTTGTATCCGGCATCTTCTTTACCGGCCCGCCGTCCACGATTCTCAAGGCGTGGAGCAGGGGCAAGATTCGATTGATGGTGAGCCCTGAAATCCTTGATGAGTACAAGCGGGTGTCGGAAGAGCTTTCCGAGAAGTTCCCTGATGTGGAAATCCAACCCCTCCTGGATCTAATCGTTGTGCATTCGGAGGTGTGTAGTCCACCTCGTTTGCCGCAACCTGTTTGTGAAGATCCGTCCGATGACAAATTCCTCTCTGCAGCGATCGAAACTCGAACGAAGATTATAGTCAGTGGAGACAAGCACTTCCTGAAGGTTTCTGGCTATCAAGGCCTTTCTGTTTTAACGCCACGGCAATTTGTCACACGGCACCTCTCTAGTGATTAA
- a CDS encoding type II toxin-antitoxin system RelE/ParE family toxin, with amino-acid sequence MILSFGNKVTEALYNGLDTKDVRRLPHDIIQKTLNKLDVLNGAHELLDLRSPPGNRLEALRGDHSGFYSIRVNNQWRIIFRWKDGNAYEVQLTDYH; translated from the coding sequence GTGATCTTATCGTTCGGCAACAAGGTGACGGAGGCGCTATACAACGGCCTAGATACGAAAGATGTCCGTCGCCTGCCGCACGACATAATTCAAAAGACGCTTAATAAACTTGATGTGCTCAACGGCGCCCATGAGCTATTGGACTTGCGATCACCACCCGGAAATCGATTGGAGGCATTGAGAGGCGATCATTCTGGTTTTTACAGCATTCGGGTCAACAACCAATGGAGAATTATTTTTCGATGGAAAGATGGAAACGCCTATGAGGTTCAACTGACTGATTATCACTAG
- a CDS encoding AbrB/MazE/SpoVT family DNA-binding domain-containing protein, protein MAELTTTRLSSKGQVVIPEDVRQRLGLKAGDQFIVVGEGDVVILKTISPPSMKDFDVLVSKARSQVRRAGMKPQDVAAAIKKVRARE, encoded by the coding sequence ATGGCTGAATTGACGACGACGAGGTTGTCCTCGAAGGGACAGGTAGTCATCCCGGAGGATGTGCGCCAGCGTTTGGGATTGAAGGCTGGTGATCAATTCATTGTTGTTGGAGAAGGCGATGTTGTGATCCTGAAAACCATTTCGCCTCCGTCGATGAAAGATTTTGATGTCCTGGTGTCCAAAGCTCGCAGCCAGGTACGGCGGGCCGGAATGAAGCCGCAAGATGTTGCCGCCGCTATTAAAAAGGTTCGAGCCAGAGAATGA